One Leptolyngbya sp. CCY15150 genomic window, CCGGATAAGGTTTAGATGCCCGTGAATGTGGCGATGGATCATCCATGAGCCTGTGTTACAGTCGAACTCCGCTACGGGTTCCTCTAAAACCACTCACTACAAACGGATAACAGATATGATCCAAGTCATCGTTCAAAGCTTTAAGACTCTGACCAAGATGATCCAGCGCTGGGTGCGCCGAACCCTACTATCGTCCCTGTTCATTGGAGCGATCGCTTGTGTCTTGGCTGCTTGTCTGGGCTCTGCCGGTCAGGCTGGTCAGGCTCAAAGCGCCACCTGCCCCACCTCATCGCAGTGGGTGACTGCCTACAGCGGTCGCCAAATCAACTATCCCCACATTTTCTGCGGAGAGCTGCGAGATGGACAGCTCAGCGGCTTCCATTTCCGCCCCAATGGACAAAATCCCAGCACCGTTGGACAATTCTCCATCACCCAATCCGCCAATGCCCAAGGCATTTATGCCGGACAGTGGAGCTACGCAGGCTCATCCTCAACAACCAAATTTTCCACCATGTTTCCCGATCCCTGCCTAGCCACCCAGGTCTTAAACTCCATCGCCTACGCAGAGGCCCATCGCGTCACCTGCCCTGCGGGCGCACCCAGTTGGGCCTGGTGCGGACAAAACCGACCAACCAGTGGCTCAGACAACTCATCTCAATTCTGTCCGGCTAGAGATGGCACAACCGTCATCATCGCCGGAGCCAATCTTTCCGATGGTCGCATCAATACCGGGTTTCCCTTACGACAGTAGCGAATCTTCTAGTCTTAATACCCGCAGATCATCAAGAACACTGGGTTCAGCCATCCTATGCCGCCAACGCCCAGCGTTTACGCCGAGACGATATTCACACGATGGCTGAGCCATCAGCACTATGTCAAAACTCAATTGGAATTGGGCAGAATGGACTGCCGACGACTCAGCTCGCTGTGAGGTTTTAGGCTTTTTAAGTCTTGATATTCAAGACAGTCTTGAAAGCGTTAACCAACTGCTCACCGCTAGTGCAGAGATAGAGGCTGGACATCTATCCACCTGGGAGCGATCGGGCAATGCTTACCGCCTACACCTAGACGCCAAGGGCGCAACCCTCAACAATTTAGTTGTTGATGATCAACCTCTAAACTATCTAAGCCTGTCAGACTTTAAAACCGCCGCTCTTGCCTGGAAAGCACAGCTTGAGTCAGGCAACGATGAGCATCCCAGGCAAGGTTGATAGCCCCTTACCTGGGTGTGATGACAGGATCGATTCTGGCAGCGATCGCCTCCGTTTAGTTACGGGCGATCGCTATTCATCTTCGTCATCAAACTCATCTTCGTCGTCAAACTCTTCATCCTCATCCTGCTGCTTACTAGCATCAATCTGAATTAAATGAATGTGCTTGTACCCTAGCTTAATTTCAAACTCATCCCCTGGACTCAATCCCATTTTTTCGGTATAGGTTGAACCAATGACAAGCTGACCATTCTTATGGACACTCACCCGATAGGTTGGCTCTCGTCCACGCCCATCCTTAGCAGCGTCTACCCCCAGAGAGGTTCCCTTCGCAGCCAAAATGGCTTCAAAAAAGTCTGCCAGATTGACCCGAACCTGACTATTTTTTCCAACGGTGTAATATCCACATTGCCTAGCTTTTTCACGACGTGGTAGATGCGAGAGTTCTTTGACCTTTTGAAGCAAAGCTTTTCCGGTTATCGGAGTTGTTGGAATATCACCCATTAGCGCTCGAAGATCCTTCCCATTTGCAAAATAGAGACAACATGAACATTTGATTTAATGAAGGAAAATCTTGTTCATCTTGTTATATAGAACTATAGCCTTAAACTTAGAACAATGAGCAATGATCTAGGAAATTTAGGGATCTTTTCTACGACATCGTGTCAGTTGTTAGCAGCAATATTTCTCAGAAGATTCAGTCCAAAAAACGTAGAAAACCTATGCTTTTCATCAGATCAGGTTCAGCGATGATTGAAGCATTCCTGATATTACTCCAGTCATCCCAAACGATAGGCTCCTGATGACCAGAGAAGCACGTCTGTTATCCTCAGTCCCACGTCCTCTTCGGCATTCAAGAAAAGATTGAGCTTTGTTTGCAAGCTAGATTCTCCCTTCC contains:
- a CDS encoding EndoU domain-containing protein, which codes for MIQVIVQSFKTLTKMIQRWVRRTLLSSLFIGAIACVLAACLGSAGQAGQAQSATCPTSSQWVTAYSGRQINYPHIFCGELRDGQLSGFHFRPNGQNPSTVGQFSITQSANAQGIYAGQWSYAGSSSTTKFSTMFPDPCLATQVLNSIAYAEAHRVTCPAGAPSWAWCGQNRPTSGSDNSSQFCPARDGTTVIIAGANLSDGRINTGFPLRQ
- a CDS encoding AbrB family transcriptional regulator encodes the protein MGDIPTTPITGKALLQKVKELSHLPRREKARQCGYYTVGKNSQVRVNLADFFEAILAAKGTSLGVDAAKDGRGREPTYRVSVHKNGQLVIGSTYTEKMGLSPGDEFEIKLGYKHIHLIQIDASKQQDEDEEFDDEDEFDDEDE